The following DNA comes from Balneola vulgaris DSM 17893.
ATCATATCCTACTTCAGATTTATACCCTCTTTTATTCACTTTTTGAATCTGACCTACACCATACACTTGTTCATCTTCCTTCAAGATAGCCACCATTTTTTCTATAAAGCCATCTTTCTTAGTCTCAGTATCACTATCTAAAAAAAATACAAACTTCGTTTTTATCAACTGTTGAATCGCATAATCCATAGCCGGTCCGTGATAAATATTTTCAGCTAAGTACACCGACTCAATTTGTTCATATTCACCTACTAAATCATTGATAATGTCCTTTGAATCATCCTTCGATCCATTATCTATTATGTAAAGCAATTGTTGAGGGTAATACTTCTTAAATGACCTTACTGCCGTTTCTAGCAGATCTGGTGTTTGATAATTTATAATAACAGTAGATAGCTCCATCACTTTATGATCACCACTTTTCCAATCCCTTTCTTCCCGGTGTCATTATCTACAGCTACTATATAATAGACTCCGCTCCCTAGTTTGCGTCCCTCTTTGTTCCGACCATCCCAAGTGGTTCTGCTGCTATTCGATTCAAATCTATGAATTGCTGTTCCGTCTACACCTAAA
Coding sequences within:
- a CDS encoding glycosyltransferase family 2 protein, whose protein sequence is MELSTVIINYQTPDLLETAVRSFKKYYPQQLLYIIDNGSKDDSKDIINDLVGEYEQIESVYLAENIYHGPAMDYAIQQLIKTKFVFFLDSDTETKKDGFIEKMVAILKEDEQVYGVGQIQKVNKRGYKSEVGYDIILTPYMMLRTNTYKSLTPFIHHGQPTLMNFKRAIEEGFKLVDFPITNYIDHKWRGTSDRFGYGLGLKGKIDYVLNKLGL